One Bacillus sp. FJAT-52991 genomic region harbors:
- a CDS encoding CCA tRNA nucleotidyltransferase, whose amino-acid sequence MKNEDVFLQSAPLLEKLEQAGFEAYYVGGAVRDYLLQRPIGDVDIATSARPEEVKSVFPKTVDVGIEHGTVLVIWKGDGYEMTTFRTESDYKDYRHPETVSFVRSLTEDLQRRDFTMNAIAMDRSGRIIDPFNGQQALANKEIQTVGEASERFSEDALRMMRAARFVSQLGFRLHPHTTAALKKHASLLQHIAVERKLNEMEKLFAGANKNKGMEVLMKAGLHTYLPGLIDQEAAIEKLLSFSFDHLSSNQMWLLLLRLLNHPSPKAFLSEWRMPAQKIKYVTRALQLLDKRDTQPWSAVFLYEAGMESAIDVEIVHSLLYGREAEVEELTERYAQLAIKSLHELAVSGKDLLVWKQEKGGPWMKQYLAEIECAVVERKVENSKEKIKEWLESCNLL is encoded by the coding sequence ATGAAAAATGAGGATGTGTTTTTGCAATCCGCTCCTTTATTAGAAAAGTTAGAGCAAGCAGGGTTCGAAGCCTATTATGTAGGGGGAGCTGTCAGGGACTATTTACTACAGCGACCAATCGGTGATGTCGATATTGCCACATCGGCACGACCTGAAGAAGTGAAAAGCGTGTTTCCTAAAACGGTCGATGTCGGGATTGAGCATGGGACGGTGCTAGTGATCTGGAAGGGAGACGGCTATGAAATGACGACGTTTCGAACGGAGTCGGATTATAAAGATTACCGACATCCAGAAACAGTGTCGTTTGTTCGGTCGTTAACGGAAGATCTACAACGGCGTGATTTTACCATGAACGCGATCGCTATGGATCGATCTGGACGAATCATCGATCCATTTAATGGTCAACAAGCGTTAGCCAACAAGGAAATTCAAACCGTTGGTGAGGCGAGTGAACGGTTTTCAGAGGATGCACTAAGAATGATGCGAGCGGCTCGTTTTGTCAGTCAGCTTGGCTTTCGATTGCATCCACATACGACAGCTGCCTTAAAAAAGCATGCTTCGCTACTTCAGCATATTGCCGTTGAACGCAAATTGAATGAAATGGAAAAATTGTTCGCGGGAGCCAATAAAAACAAGGGCATGGAAGTGCTAATGAAGGCAGGGCTACACACTTATTTGCCAGGACTTATTGATCAAGAGGCGGCGATTGAGAAGCTGCTTTCTTTCTCGTTCGATCATTTATCCTCCAATCAAATGTGGCTGTTGCTGCTGCGATTATTGAATCACCCGTCTCCAAAAGCATTTTTATCCGAGTGGCGCATGCCCGCACAAAAAATTAAATATGTAACGAGAGCGCTTCAACTGTTAGACAAACGCGACACGCAACCTTGGTCTGCTGTTTTCTTATATGAAGCAGGGATGGAATCCGCTATTGATGTAGAAATCGTACATTCTCTTCTTTATGGACGAGAAGCCGAGGTGGAGGAATTGACGGAGCGGTATGCACAATTAGCGATTAAAAGCCTTCATGAGCTGGCCGTTTCAGGGAAAGATTTGCTTGTTTGGAAACAAGAAAAGGGCGGACCTTGGATGAAGCAATACTTAGCGGAAATTGAATGTGCGGTCGTCGAAAGAAAAGTAGAGAATTCGAAAGAAAAGATAAAGGAGTGGCTCGAATCTTGCAATCTTCTGTGA
- the bshA gene encoding N-acetyl-alpha-D-glucosaminyl L-malate synthase BshA has translation MRKLKIGITCYPTVGGSGVVATELGKLLAEKGHEIHFITSGVPFRLNRMYHNIYFHQVDVNQYSVFQYPPYDIALANKIAEVIMREQLDMIHVHYAMPHAICAILGKQMAHSDIKIVTTLHGTDITVLGEDPSLTASIRFGIEQSDAVTAVSESLAKQTMEMLKPQKSIQTIYNFIDERVYRRMDSAERLRHEYEILPEEKVIMHVSNFRGVKRVPDVIRVFARIQQELPAKLLLVGDGPEMTVACQLVSELQLRDQVLFLGKQDNLEELYSISDLLLLLSEKESFGLVLLEAMACGVPCIGTNIGGIPEVIEHGVNGFIAEVGDIEKISEQAKRLLTDEVLYKSFQEKAMETVRKRFYSEQIVGQYEQLYYELLDGAGEKHEK, from the coding sequence ATGAGAAAGTTAAAAATAGGAATTACTTGCTACCCTACGGTTGGAGGATCGGGGGTAGTAGCGACGGAGCTAGGGAAGCTGCTTGCGGAAAAAGGACATGAAATTCATTTCATTACTTCGGGCGTGCCGTTTCGATTAAATCGGATGTATCATAACATTTACTTTCATCAAGTCGATGTCAATCAATATTCTGTGTTTCAATATCCTCCGTATGATATTGCATTAGCTAATAAAATTGCGGAAGTGATTATGAGAGAACAGTTAGATATGATTCATGTGCATTATGCGATGCCGCATGCGATTTGTGCCATTCTCGGCAAACAAATGGCTCATTCCGATATTAAAATCGTGACTACCCTGCATGGCACTGATATTACCGTTTTAGGGGAAGATCCTTCTTTAACGGCGTCGATTCGATTTGGCATTGAACAATCCGATGCCGTCACCGCTGTATCTGAATCACTGGCAAAGCAAACGATGGAGATGCTCAAGCCGCAAAAGAGTATACAAACGATTTATAATTTCATCGATGAGCGCGTCTATCGTCGGATGGACTCTGCAGAGCGGCTTCGTCATGAGTATGAAATTCTTCCAGAGGAAAAAGTGATCATGCATGTGTCCAATTTTCGCGGTGTAAAACGAGTGCCGGATGTGATTCGTGTATTTGCTCGCATTCAGCAAGAGCTCCCTGCTAAACTTTTGCTAGTTGGTGATGGGCCGGAAATGACGGTAGCTTGTCAGCTTGTGTCTGAACTACAATTACGTGATCAGGTGTTATTTCTCGGAAAGCAGGATAACTTAGAGGAACTGTATTCCATTAGCGATCTTCTGTTGCTTTTATCTGAAAAGGAAAGCTTTGGACTCGTATTGCTTGAAGCGATGGCTTGTGGCGTGCCTTGTATTGGAACGAATATAGGAGGCATACCGGAAGTAATTGAGCATGGAGTGAATGGGTTCATTGCTGAAGTAGGTGACATTGAAAAGATTAGTGAACAGGCAAAGCGGCTGTTGACGGATGAAGTGCTGTATAAAAGTTTTCAAGAAAAAGCGATGGAAACGGTTCGAAAGCGTTTTTATTCGGAACAAATTGTCGGTCAGTACGAGCAGCTATATTATGAGTTGCTTGATGGTGCAGGTGAAAAACATGAAAAATGA
- the bshB1 gene encoding bacillithiol biosynthesis deacetylase BshB1, whose translation MENDVDIVAFGAHADDIEIGMAGTIAKYAAQGKKVVFCDLTEAELSSNGTVEIRHQEAKQAAEILGVTTRINLGLPDRGLFVTDEAIRQVAEVIRRFQPKVIFAPYEKDRHPDHGQCSRLVQEAVFSAGIRKYTTTNALPAHKVKHVYFYMINGFHTPDFCVDISNHIEEKKNSLLAYRSQFQLEAGAVATPLTNGYIEAVEARERMMGKEVGVSYAEGFKVLKPLLLENDVIGD comes from the coding sequence ATGGAGAATGACGTTGATATAGTAGCTTTCGGCGCACATGCGGATGATATTGAGATCGGCATGGCCGGCACGATAGCTAAATATGCAGCACAAGGCAAAAAAGTGGTCTTTTGTGATTTAACGGAAGCAGAGCTTTCATCCAATGGGACAGTTGAAATAAGACATCAGGAGGCAAAACAGGCGGCTGAGATATTAGGTGTGACCACACGTATCAATCTAGGTCTGCCTGATCGAGGCTTATTTGTTACAGATGAAGCCATTCGGCAAGTAGCGGAAGTGATCCGTCGTTTTCAACCGAAAGTGATTTTTGCTCCGTATGAAAAGGATCGCCATCCTGATCATGGCCAATGCTCTCGTCTTGTACAGGAGGCGGTATTTTCTGCCGGAATTAGAAAGTACACAACAACGAACGCCTTACCTGCTCATAAAGTGAAGCACGTCTATTTTTATATGATTAATGGTTTTCATACGCCTGATTTTTGTGTCGATATTAGCAACCATATCGAGGAAAAGAAAAATAGCTTGCTTGCTTATCGTAGTCAATTTCAGCTCGAGGCAGGGGCAGTAGCGACCCCGTTAACGAATGGCTATATCGAAGCGGTAGAAGCAAGGGAACGGATGATGGGTAAAGAAGTAGGCGTGTCTTATGCAGAAGGATTTAAAGTGTTAAAGCCGCTATTATTAGAAAATGACGTCATTGGAGATTAA
- the mgsA gene encoding methylglyoxal synthase, producing MKIALIAHDKKKEDLIEFVADHRQVFEQYDLFATGTTGRRITERTGLTIHCFQSGPLGGDQEIGASIARKEMDIVFFFRDPLTSQPHEPDVSALVRLCDVYAVPLATNIGTATMLIKGMERGDLSYLKGKRLSYDGE from the coding sequence ATGAAAATTGCATTAATTGCCCATGATAAGAAAAAAGAGGATTTGATTGAATTTGTCGCGGATCATCGACAAGTGTTTGAACAATATGACTTGTTTGCTACTGGGACAACGGGTCGACGAATTACGGAAAGAACAGGCTTAACGATTCATTGTTTTCAATCAGGTCCCCTTGGAGGAGATCAAGAAATTGGGGCAAGTATCGCTCGTAAAGAAATGGACATTGTTTTTTTCTTTCGCGATCCACTCACCTCTCAGCCTCATGAGCCCGATGTTTCTGCCCTAGTTCGTCTATGTGATGTGTATGCCGTACCGCTAGCTACGAATATCGGGACAGCGACGATGCTCATTAAAGGAATGGAGCGAGGCGATTTAAGTTATTTGAAAGGAAAGAGGTTGAGCTACGATGGAGAATGA
- the dapB gene encoding 4-hydroxy-tetrahydrodipicolinate reductase yields MGTIKVIIAGPRGRMGKEAVKMVQATEHFQLVAVLDRKYDGQLLSEIEGFQGVDVPVYIDIDQCFSEKQADVLIDLTTPETGYVHTKKALENNIRPVVGTTGFTDEQLKELTALAEEKEIGCIIAPNFAIGAILMMKFSEMAAKYFQDVEIIELHHDQKLDAPSGTALKTTQMMSQVREAKKQGHPEEKETISGARGANIDGMHVHSVRLPGLIAHQQVIFGADGQTLTIRHDSYNRASFMSGVKVCVETVMNVKTLIYGMEHIID; encoded by the coding sequence ATGGGAACAATTAAAGTGATTATTGCAGGCCCGCGTGGCAGAATGGGGAAAGAAGCGGTGAAAATGGTACAAGCGACGGAGCATTTTCAGCTTGTTGCCGTGCTTGATCGTAAATATGATGGCCAATTATTAAGCGAGATCGAAGGGTTCCAAGGGGTAGATGTTCCAGTTTATATTGATATTGATCAATGTTTTAGTGAAAAACAAGCGGATGTTCTCATTGATTTAACAACGCCAGAGACAGGGTATGTACATACGAAAAAAGCATTAGAAAACAATATTCGTCCTGTTGTAGGAACGACAGGATTTACCGATGAACAGTTGAAAGAATTAACGGCATTAGCAGAAGAGAAGGAGATTGGCTGTATCATTGCACCAAACTTTGCGATTGGTGCCATTTTAATGATGAAGTTTTCCGAAATGGCGGCTAAATATTTTCAAGATGTGGAGATTATCGAGCTGCATCATGATCAAAAATTAGATGCCCCATCAGGAACAGCTTTGAAAACCACTCAAATGATGAGTCAAGTAAGAGAAGCGAAAAAACAAGGTCATCCGGAGGAAAAGGAAACGATCTCAGGAGCTCGCGGGGCAAATATAGATGGTATGCATGTTCATAGCGTTCGTTTACCAGGCTTGATCGCTCATCAGCAAGTGATATTTGGTGCGGATGGTCAAACGTTAACCATTCGTCATGACTCCTACAACCGTGCTTCCTTTATGTCTGGCGTCAAAGTATGTGTGGAGACGGTCATGAACGTAAAGACGCTCATTTACGGAATGGAACATATTATTGATTAA
- a CDS encoding nucleotide pyrophosphohydrolase, whose amino-acid sequence MDKTLKEMQQEVDDYIGQFKEGYFSPLAMMARLTEELGELAREINHHYGEKPKKASEQPKTIEEELGDLQFVITCLANSLNIDLQSAHERVMEKFNTRDKDRWTKKEEE is encoded by the coding sequence ATGGATAAGACGTTAAAAGAAATGCAGCAAGAGGTCGATGACTATATCGGTCAGTTTAAGGAAGGTTATTTTAGCCCGCTCGCGATGATGGCAAGATTAACAGAGGAGCTGGGTGAATTAGCTCGCGAAATCAATCATCATTATGGCGAAAAGCCAAAAAAAGCATCAGAACAACCGAAAACGATTGAGGAAGAATTAGGGGATTTACAGTTTGTGATTACTTGTTTAGCTAATTCATTGAATATTGATTTACAATCGGCACATGAACGAGTGATGGAGAAGTTCAATACAAGAGATAAAGATCGTTGGACAAAGAAAGAGGAGGAATAA
- a CDS encoding YitT family protein, with protein sequence MLFGMKLKNIFFILLGSAIFAFGLVHFNMQNNLAEGGFTGITLLLYSYFGIDPSYSNLLLNIPLFFIGWKLLGRTPFLYTIVGTVSLSVFLWIFQKIQYPIPLHDDLFLVALFAGVFIGGGLGIIFRYGGTTGGVDIIARLVHKYFHISMGKTMFAFDAIVILASLLTYIDYREAMYTLVAVFVSARVIDFMQEGAYSARGAMIISNHHDEIAEKILDEMERGVTVLQGHGSFTKEKRPVLYCVVAKNEIVRLKNIISSVDPHAFVSVTIVHDVLGEGFTLDENKQPIEV encoded by the coding sequence ATGCTGTTTGGAATGAAATTGAAAAATATTTTTTTTATTTTGTTAGGGAGTGCTATTTTCGCCTTCGGACTCGTTCATTTTAATATGCAAAACAATTTAGCAGAAGGCGGATTTACAGGGATCACATTATTATTATACAGTTATTTTGGCATCGATCCTTCCTATTCCAACTTACTTTTAAATATCCCATTGTTTTTTATCGGTTGGAAACTGCTAGGACGCACTCCGTTTTTATACACCATAGTAGGCACCGTGAGCCTTTCCGTCTTTTTATGGATTTTCCAAAAAATCCAGTACCCTATCCCACTCCATGATGACCTATTTCTCGTTGCTCTCTTTGCAGGGGTCTTTATCGGCGGAGGGCTTGGCATCATCTTCCGTTACGGCGGGACAACGGGAGGCGTGGATATTATCGCGCGACTCGTTCATAAATACTTTCATATTAGCATGGGGAAAACGATGTTTGCCTTTGATGCAATCGTCATCCTAGCCTCTTTACTCACCTATATTGATTATCGGGAAGCAATGTATACTCTGGTCGCCGTCTTCGTTAGTGCTAGAGTGATTGATTTCATGCAAGAGGGAGCCTATTCCGCAAGAGGCGCGATGATTATCTCTAACCATCACGATGAAATCGCTGAAAAAATCTTAGACGAAATGGAGCGAGGTGTCACCGTTCTGCAAGGACACGGCTCTTTCACAAAAGAAAAACGCCCCGTTCTGTACTGCGTGGTCGCCAAAAACGAAATCGTTCGCTTGAAAAACATTATCTCATCCGTGGACCCTCACGCCTTCGTGTCCGTCACCATCGTCCATGACGTACTCGGCGAAGGCTTCACACTAGACGAAAACAAACAACCAATCGAAGTGTAA
- a CDS encoding zinc metallopeptidase, translating to MNYLIYFLLIILVPIWAQVKVKRTYSKYSKVPVSTGINGAQAARKILDDNGLYHVQVVETRGFLSDHYNPMTKTVHLSPHNYHDHSIAGAAVAAHEVGHAIQDAENYAFLRFRHALVPVANIGSNMSWIFILIGMFANLSGAMLLGIVLMAFGVLFQVVTLPVEFNASSRAMDQIVSSGIIRNDEEREARKVLNAAAMTYVAATAVAVLELVRLVLVYTGMQNDD from the coding sequence ATGAATTATCTTATCTACTTTTTGCTAATTATCCTTGTTCCAATTTGGGCACAAGTGAAAGTGAAAAGAACGTACAGCAAATATTCGAAAGTGCCAGTGTCCACTGGGATAAATGGTGCTCAAGCCGCTAGAAAAATTTTAGATGATAACGGTCTGTATCATGTACAGGTAGTAGAAACACGAGGTTTCTTAAGTGATCATTATAATCCGATGACAAAGACGGTGCATTTGTCACCGCATAATTATCACGATCATTCAATTGCTGGTGCGGCTGTCGCTGCTCATGAAGTCGGCCATGCGATACAAGATGCTGAGAATTATGCTTTTCTTCGTTTTCGCCACGCGTTAGTTCCTGTTGCGAACATCGGATCGAATATGTCTTGGATTTTCATTTTAATTGGAATGTTTGCGAATTTATCAGGCGCGATGTTGTTGGGGATTGTATTAATGGCTTTTGGAGTTCTGTTTCAAGTCGTCACACTTCCAGTCGAATTTAACGCCTCCTCTAGAGCGATGGATCAAATTGTTTCTTCCGGCATCATTCGTAATGATGAAGAGAGAGAAGCACGCAAAGTGTTAAATGCTGCGGCTATGACCTATGTAGCGGCAACAGCTGTAGCGGTGCTTGAATTAGTTCGTTTAGTACTAGTTTATACAGGAATGCAAAATGATGATTAA
- a CDS encoding sporulation protein YpjB, with translation MNKFGRLFIIFFLFMLPISTQAEMINSRLLKLDTIAEQALEFTKAGRYDQAQQFMHQFQKEYLVLQEDHRLASPEEWSVISNVFDEALPLIERPDGREQQCLEVMTSFRLAVNAISSTGTPLWTQMEEPVMSSLQDLKQSSSQLDSSQFHETLNVFLSNYDMLKPSLQVDLASSRLQVLDEQVRYVDHYRDEILAAQSETGEIERLEKEVKAIFYEETKEEVIQPSLGWVISVTGGIIITTLSYVGWRKYKGQQEEARNKRNH, from the coding sequence ATGAATAAATTCGGACGGCTGTTCATAATTTTTTTCCTTTTTATGTTACCCATTTCTACTCAGGCGGAAATGATCAATTCTCGCCTTCTTAAGTTAGATACGATCGCTGAGCAAGCTTTAGAGTTCACAAAAGCAGGTCGTTACGATCAAGCACAACAATTTATGCATCAATTTCAAAAGGAATATCTCGTTCTTCAAGAAGATCATCGCCTTGCTTCACCAGAAGAATGGTCAGTTATTTCCAATGTTTTTGATGAAGCTCTCCCACTTATTGAACGCCCTGATGGAAGAGAACAACAATGCTTGGAAGTGATGACCTCTTTTCGTTTAGCTGTCAATGCGATAAGCTCGACTGGAACGCCATTGTGGACACAAATGGAGGAGCCAGTTATGTCTTCATTACAAGATTTAAAGCAATCATCTTCTCAGCTGGATTCTTCCCAATTTCACGAAACGTTAAATGTTTTTTTATCCAATTATGATATGTTGAAACCGAGCTTGCAGGTAGACTTAGCTTCTAGTCGCCTACAGGTTTTAGATGAACAAGTTCGCTATGTCGATCACTATCGAGATGAAATTTTAGCTGCTCAATCAGAAACGGGTGAAATTGAGCGGTTGGAGAAGGAAGTGAAGGCGATTTTTTATGAAGAAACGAAGGAAGAGGTCATTCAGCCTTCACTTGGCTGGGTCATTAGTGTGACGGGTGGAATTATTATCACTACATTATCTTACGTCGGTTGGAGAAAATATAAAGGACAACAGGAAGAAGCGAGGAATAAGCGTAATCATTGA
- a CDS encoding DUF1405 domain-containing protein: protein MRHLYWILTNKSFLWTLLIINILGTIYGYIWYGSQLEGTEWYFIPFVPDSPTASLFFVVVLVGFLFKKHWGLFQALAVITLFKYGIWAVVMNILTLKVSGSLPWEGYMLMASHLGMAIQGLLYAPFYRIKMWQLVVAAVWTLHNEIIDYVFMQYPVYSQLNLYIKEIGYFTFWLSLLSIFIAWYVGVKEQRLKWSLPEKW, encoded by the coding sequence GTGCGCCATTTATATTGGATATTAACAAATAAATCGTTTCTTTGGACCTTATTGATCATTAATATTTTAGGAACGATCTATGGGTACATATGGTATGGCTCTCAGTTAGAAGGAACAGAATGGTATTTTATTCCTTTTGTTCCAGATAGCCCAACAGCTAGTTTATTTTTTGTGGTGGTTTTAGTTGGGTTTTTATTCAAAAAGCATTGGGGTTTGTTTCAGGCATTGGCGGTTATTACCTTATTTAAATACGGGATTTGGGCTGTTGTTATGAATATATTGACGCTAAAAGTGAGCGGTTCTTTGCCTTGGGAAGGGTATATGTTAATGGCTTCGCATCTTGGTATGGCGATTCAGGGATTGTTATATGCGCCGTTTTATCGAATAAAAATGTGGCAATTAGTTGTTGCAGCTGTTTGGACGTTACATAACGAAATTATTGATTACGTATTTATGCAGTATCCTGTCTATTCTCAGTTAAACCTATATATCAAAGAGATTGGTTATTTTACATTCTGGCTTAGTCTGCTCTCCATTTTTATTGCTTGGTACGTTGGAGTGAAGGAACAACGACTGAAATGGAGTTTACCTGAAAAATGGTGA
- a CDS encoding menaquinol-cytochrome c reductase cytochrome b/c subunit, whose amino-acid sequence MHRGKGMKFVGDSRIPAERKPNIPKDYSEYPGKTEAFWPNFLLKEWMVGAVFLIGFLCLTVAHPSPLERVADPTDTNYIPLPDWYFLFLYQLLKYTYASGPYNVIGAFIIPGLAFGGLLLAPFIDRGPERRPLKRPFATGFMLLALASIIFLTWESVATHDWEAAKAQGEIKEEVDVEIDKNAEGYQLYQKNGCVGCHGDTLTGSGANPSLVDTGLKPEEVAKIAKEGRGAMPPGMFKGTDEELAKLAEYISTLESKK is encoded by the coding sequence ATGCATCGTGGAAAAGGGATGAAGTTCGTTGGTGATTCGCGTATCCCGGCTGAACGTAAACCGAATATTCCGAAAGATTATTCGGAATATCCAGGAAAAACAGAAGCCTTTTGGCCGAACTTTTTATTAAAAGAGTGGATGGTAGGAGCCGTTTTCTTAATCGGTTTTTTATGTTTAACAGTTGCGCATCCGTCTCCGCTTGAGCGTGTTGCGGATCCGACAGACACAAATTATATTCCACTTCCAGACTGGTATTTCTTGTTTCTTTATCAATTATTAAAATACACTTATGCATCTGGACCATACAACGTGATTGGTGCCTTCATTATTCCAGGTCTTGCATTTGGAGGATTATTACTAGCTCCATTTATCGATCGTGGACCAGAACGTCGTCCATTAAAACGTCCATTTGCGACAGGCTTTATGTTGTTAGCGCTAGCATCAATCATTTTCTTAACTTGGGAATCAGTTGCTACTCATGACTGGGAAGCAGCGAAAGCTCAAGGGGAGATTAAAGAAGAAGTTGACGTTGAAATTGACAAAAATGCTGAAGGTTATCAACTTTATCAAAAAAATGGCTGTGTCGGATGTCATGGTGATACATTAACTGGCTCAGGAGCCAATCCATCACTTGTAGATACAGGATTAAAGCCTGAGGAAGTTGCTAAAATCGCTAAAGAGGGCCGTGGTGCTATGCCACCTGGTATGTTCAAAGGTACCGATGAAGAATTAGCTAAATTAGCTGAGTACATTTCTACTTTAGAATCGAAGAAATGA
- the qcrB gene encoding menaquinol-cytochrome c reductase cytochrome b subunit → MLNKIYDWVDERLDITPMWRDIADHEVPEHVNPAHHFSAFVYCFGGLTFFVTVIQILSGMFLTMYYVPDIKNAWESVYYLQNEVAFGQIVRGMHHWGASLVIVMIFLHTLRVFFQGAYKKPRELNWVVGVLIFFVMLGLGFTGYLLPWDMKALFATKVGIEIAAATPFIGEQVKTLLAGHPDIIGAQTLTRFFAIHVFFLPAALLALMGAHFVMIRKQGISGPL, encoded by the coding sequence ATGCTTAACAAGATTTATGATTGGGTGGATGAGCGTTTAGATATTACGCCGATGTGGCGCGATATCGCTGATCACGAAGTGCCTGAGCACGTAAACCCTGCGCATCATTTTTCCGCATTTGTTTACTGCTTTGGTGGATTAACGTTTTTCGTAACTGTTATTCAAATTTTATCAGGTATGTTTTTAACAATGTATTATGTACCTGACATTAAAAATGCTTGGGAATCAGTATACTATTTACAAAATGAAGTTGCTTTTGGACAGATTGTACGCGGTATGCATCACTGGGGTGCGAGTTTAGTTATTGTTATGATTTTCTTACATACGCTACGTGTATTCTTCCAAGGTGCATACAAAAAGCCTCGTGAACTAAACTGGGTTGTCGGAGTATTAATTTTCTTCGTTATGCTGGGATTAGGTTTCACAGGTTACTTATTGCCTTGGGATATGAAAGCGCTATTTGCGACAAAAGTAGGTATTGAAATCGCTGCCGCTACACCGTTTATCGGGGAGCAAGTGAAGACATTACTTGCTGGTCACCCTGATATTATTGGAGCACAGACGCTTACTCGATTCTTTGCGATTCACGTGTTCTTCTTACCAGCAGCTCTGCTTGCTTTAATGGGAGCTCACTTCGTTATGATTCGTAAGCAAGGGATCTCTGGTCCATTGTAA
- a CDS encoding ubiquinol-cytochrome c reductase iron-sulfur subunit, with protein sequence MSKQRVSRRQFLNYTLTGVGGFMAAGMLMPMVRFAVDPVLEGKAKGEFHPTKQKVDELSKTPTRVDFSYEQVDAWYVSEVTQTAWVYKDDKGKVVALSPVCKHLGCTVNWEGNDNKNKFFCPCHNGLYEKNGKNIPGTPPTKPLDVYPTKVKDGFLQIGKSKPNNIV encoded by the coding sequence ATGAGCAAACAACGGGTATCAAGACGTCAATTCCTTAACTATACTCTTACGGGAGTGGGAGGTTTTATGGCGGCAGGAATGTTGATGCCAATGGTGCGCTTTGCAGTGGATCCAGTGTTAGAAGGCAAAGCTAAAGGCGAATTTCATCCAACGAAGCAAAAAGTGGATGAATTAAGTAAAACACCAACACGTGTCGATTTCTCTTATGAACAAGTGGATGCATGGTACGTATCTGAAGTAACGCAAACAGCGTGGGTTTACAAAGATGATAAGGGGAAAGTTGTCGCTCTTTCACCAGTATGTAAACATTTAGGTTGTACAGTTAACTGGGAAGGTAATGACAACAAAAACAAGTTCTTCTGTCCATGCCATAATGGATTGTATGAGAAAAACGGTAAAAACATTCCAGGAACACCGCCGACAAAACCTTTGGATGTTTATCCAACAAAAGTGAAAGACGGCTTTCTTCAGATTGGTAAGTCGAAACCAAATAATATCGTGTAA
- a CDS encoding YpiF family protein, protein MNWNGKDTEMFQQQKEYIDTVIMPLVPISFDSDMKQAASQYEFIQLLTMLLEKQFKGRMLLVPPFSYMKKQSGEEKVAAINEWVDEFDHAGFKHKFFFTSDSDWKLVEDQMEGTLIWVPSVPLEHMEDSYKYSLIEEQAKQFVNIIVQKWQKI, encoded by the coding sequence ATGAATTGGAACGGAAAAGACACAGAAATGTTTCAACAGCAAAAAGAATATATTGATACAGTGATTATGCCACTTGTCCCGATTTCTTTTGATTCGGATATGAAGCAGGCTGCTTCTCAGTATGAATTTATTCAGTTATTGACCATGCTGTTAGAAAAGCAATTTAAAGGACGAATGCTCCTTGTTCCGCCATTTTCTTATATGAAAAAGCAAAGTGGGGAAGAGAAAGTAGCAGCTATTAATGAATGGGTAGATGAATTTGATCATGCCGGCTTCAAGCATAAGTTTTTCTTCACGTCAGATAGCGATTGGAAGCTCGTAGAAGATCAAATGGAAGGAACGCTCATTTGGGTACCATCTGTTCCGTTAGAGCATATGGAGGATTCCTACAAATATTCTTTGATTGAAGAACAAGCGAAGCAATTTGTCAATATCATTGTACAAAAATGGCAGAAAATTTAA